In Candidatus Zixiibacteriota bacterium, the genomic window AATGCAGCGAGGGGGCAGCAGGTCTCATTGCCTATAGACTTCCACCGGGGCCTTTCTTCAATGGAGACAGGCGGCTTTGACATGCTCGTCACCTATGACCCCACCGGCCTGGTTTTCCAAAGCGCCACGCCTGGCCCGCTTTTGCTGAACTGCGGTTGGGAGTATTTCACCTATACCGTTGGCGCCGATTCCAACTGCACCGGCGCGCCATGTCCGATACCGCTCGTACGGATAGTGGCTCTCGCGGAGATCAACAATGGTGATCTCCATCCTTCCTGCTGGCTCGACAGTACAGGAACCCTGGCCAGACTGCTCTTCATGGTGAGACAAGATTCAAGTGTGATTTGCGGCAAATTCCCAGTGGCGTTCCTCTGGAACGACTGCGGCGATAATCTCTTCTCAAGTCGGGCCGGCGACTCCGTCTTTTTCTCGAGATACGTTTTGGACGAAAACGGGTTTTCTATCACCCAGGACACCACATTGCCGACACGTTTCGGTGCACCGTCGAGTTGCATTGCCGGAAGCAGTGTGGCTCCGACGAGGTTTGTTGATTACGTCAACGGCTATGTGGCGGTCGAGTGTCACCCGCAGATCGACTACCGCGGGGACCTGAACCTGAACGGATTGGCGTATGAAATAGCCGATTGGGTACTGTTTTCAGAGTATTTCCAGATCGGCGACAGTGCTTTTACGATCAACCCACCGCTTCAACGCGCCACCTCCGATGTAACGCTCGACGGCCTCGAATTGACCATGCTCGATTACATTTATATGTACCGCATCCTCACCGGCCTGGCCGTCCCATGGAATGACACGACATACTTCATTGGCGACAGCATGTATGTCGATCAAGATGTCAATTCCCGCACGGTGACAATCACCGGTCCGGACTCCCTGGCCGGTTTGTACCTGAAGTTCCGTGGCAATGTCGTTCCATATTTCCCGATGGACTCCACGGATCTTGTCCGCTCGTCATTCTTTGACGGTCTCTTCACACGTATTCTCATCGGCCCTCAGATGTCCGGCATGGACACGACGCCGCTTTTCGCCACAGGCGTAGTGCTCACATATAACGGCTCCGGGGTTTTGGAAGAAGTGAGTGGGGCGGACTATACGAATACATACTATTCGCCGTTCTTGACTGCTAACAGTGACCCCCGAAATGCATCCGTACAAATAGGCCGTGTCAACGGCGTCGCTCTCGGGAGCCAAATCTCAATTCCTGTGACGCTCGGTGGAACCTGGCCGAATTTCGAATTTTCCGGCTTTGACCTATTACTGGAGTATGATGGAACGATCGCTGCGCTGACAGGTGTCACGGCGGGTCAGCTTCTCACTGACTGCCAGTGGGAGTATTTCACCTATCGTGTTGGACCCGGCATTGTTTGCGACAGCGTTTCGTGCCCAAGCCAAAGCGTCCGCTTGGTCAGCGTTGCCGATATCAATAACGGTGGAATCCACCCGACCTGCTATGCCGATACCATGGGCGTTCTGGCCAACTTGTCTTTCCAGATCGATACCAGTTCGGCATTCGCTTGCTTCCATGTCCCGGTGCGATTTGCCTGGGCGGATTGCGGGGACAACGTCTTCGCACTGAAAGACACGGACACGCTGGTGGCGTCACGCAAAGTGTATGATCTCTCGATGGGGTGGCCCACCGAAATTACCGGTGACGTGCCGCTACCTTCGGTACATGGCACACCGAGCAGTTGCATAGCCGGGTCAGTCCTACGAGGAATCGACTATTACAGTGGTGGCTTCGATATACGCTGCAACGATTCCATAGATGCCCGGGGCGATATCAATCTGAATGGTCTTGCATATGAGATTGCCGACTGGGTCACTTTCGTCAATTATTTTCTTCTCGGACCAGAGGCTTTCACAGTCAACCGGCACAGCCAAATTGCTGCCACAGATGTTAATGCCGACGGCTGGGCACTAACAGCAGCCGATCTGGAATATCTGCTGCGGGTAATGGTTGGGGATGCGCTGCCATATCCCAAGCTCTCAGTCGATTCCGGCAGTATCGCCACTATCGTTCAGGACACACTGAACTACACCGTTTCGCTTGATTATGCGGATAGTCTGGGAGCTCTATATCTTGTCTTTCTTGGCGAGATAGATCCGATCGATACCTTGGTAGGCGGTCTTTCAATCGGATCGGTAGCCGATTCAGGCGTGACCCGAGTATTGGTCAGTCCCTGGATCGGAGGCTCACCGGATGCGCAACTGTCCCACGTGGGTGCCGGCCTTTTGTTCAACTACTCCGGCGCCGGCCAGCTTGTCTTTGTTGACGCCACGTACGACGGTACTCAGGTGACACCGACCGATATTCGCGGCAGTGACGGTATCTGCTGCCGACACCGGGGTAACGTTGAAGGGTGGTTTGATCCTTCAGGTGTTGTCGATATCGGAGATCTGACAGAATTAATTGGCTTCCTGTTTGGACAGTCTCGAATGATTATTCCGTATTGCTGGGCCGAAGCCAATTGCGACGGATTGGGACAAGTTGATATCGCAGACATTTCGGCCCTGGTCGATTTTCTTTTCTTCGGCCAGGCCCTGCCCCCTTGCCAATGAGCGTTTGAACGAGCACCGCTGATTGGCGCAGCCCCGGTCGCAAGGCCGGGGCATTTTTTTTGCGTAGCTGTCGCCGGGCTGTTCACGGAAAGTACAATCAGAAGGTCAGCATTTTTTTCACAAAGAAATTGCGGTAGAATGGGCCTGACCGGTCGATAATTATCAGAAAGTACAATCATTGGGGTCCCCAAACAAACCTTCACGGTGGAGGATGACATGCACATCGCCAGGTCGTTTCGAAATCTGATTACTACCGGGGTCGCCGTTCTTATCATGGGCGGTTGTGGCGGAAGCAAAAAACCGACTGCTCCGCTCTCCAACTTTCAACCGGAGATCGTGAGTATCCAGGACAATTTCCAGTTCCAGGCAACCAACCTGGATAACGTCTCTGCAACTGTCCAGTATATGTGGGCGAACAGCGGAAATCGCGCGAGTATCGACCACTCATCGGCAGTGACAGCGGGTACGACTTCGGTAACGCTGTTCGACGCTAACGGAGCGCAGGTGTATACCAGCGGATTGCTGGCCAGTGGAACTCAACAGGCCGATTCGGGGGCCGCCGGCGACTGGCTTGTCCGCGTAATCCTTACCAACTGTAGCGGCACGCTCAATTTCAGAGCGCAGAAGCTGTAGACACTTCGATCAAAATCTCGTCTTCCGTGGTGATGCTGTCACACGTCCAGAGCCAGGATTCATCCGAATCCTGGCTTTTGTACACGTGCCAAACCATGTCCATTCGCCGACCCCACTCTCCATAGCGGTTATGGGAACCGAAACCTTTCTCAGCGTCTGACGTTCAAATATATGAAGGATTTGGACAGAATAGTCCGATCTGGTATATTGGTATCAGGTTCTTTGAAAACTGAGGTTTAGTCAAGACTCTCTTGAGACCTTGATGAACCTGTATTGCCGTATCGTCACCAACGCCGACTGCTAAACACCATGGTTGGGGACTGTTTGAAATGACACCCCTACCCCTCTCCCACTGGGTGAGGGTGGCGCGAAGCGACGGGTGAGGGGACTTTTTCAACCTCCCTTCGCAGGGTGAGGTTGTTTGCGGCATTGTCGTCGCAGCACTCACAGCCCGAGCTGACACAATACAAAAGCCATTGGGGGTGACAGGTTTCGACGGGTTTAGCGGGGGGTTGTTGGCGTGCCGGGGTAGTCTGGGTCCCCGTTACCAAACTGGACAAACACACAAATGGCGAACTTAACTACGCCATGGCTGCCTAACTCGCACAGAGTTTAGGCTAACAGCCCGTCGTGCCGGGTCTTTTGCCTTCAAGATTCGGACACGGCGTCGACAAAGAAGGCTCGGTGGTCGGGTGCCGTGACCGACCGCTTAAAATAAGCGGCTAGTCCGAGTCGTGGCCTGGCGTTCGGCAGCGATTCGGGCGAATAGATATAGATCGCCTACGCACGTAGAGGACGGCCTGACGTTACTCTCGGACGGGGGTTCGATTCCCCCCACCTCCATTAAGATTATAAGTTATTGTGTCACAATATAATATGATGATTCTCGGTTCGGTGACTCCACCTCCTACGATCCACTCTCGCCTCCCTTCTTGCTCATAGTCCAAGAATATCTGCCAAGAAGATTTGTCTTGACCGTTGACCTCAATTTGGGTTCATTTGTTCCGATAACAGTATCAGTTGTATCGGAAATAGAATCGGTATTTTGTGGATGCCCAGAAGAGTCAAAATCGATATTTCCCCTTTTGGGTCGGGCTCTGGTATCGGGGATGCGCTCTTTCCCAAGGTCCGGCGGAAAGTCCTGACTTTATTCCTCCTGAACCCAGAGAAGAGGTTTTACTTCAGAGAGGCCGTCCGGCTGCTGGGTGATACACCGGGATCTCTTCAGCGTGAGTTGAGATCGCTCACATCCGCCGGGATTCTCTTGATGGAACCAATTGGCATCCAGAAATTCTACCGCGCCAATCCCGAGTCTCCCGTCTTTGGCGAGCTCAAGGCAATCGCTGAGAAGACGTTTGGTGTAGCCGACATAATTCGCGACATCCTACGGGCAGAGAGCAAGGGACGAATCAAGATGGCGTGGATATATGGCTCCGTCGCCAAGGGCCACGACACAAGTTCAAGTGATATCGACCTCATGGTGATCGGTTCTCTGGACTTTCGAGAGTTGATCTCGATATTGAAACCGGTCGAAGAACAGATGCGGCGGCCGATCAATCCGACGCTGTATTCAGAAAGTGAGTTTCAGAAGAAGGTTCAAGACAAGAATCATTTTCTCTTGAACGTACTAGAATCCGACAAGTTATTCGTGCTGGGAAATGAGAATGACCTTACAAGATTGGCTCATTAGCGGCTGGTTGAAGCCGCATACGACGAGCCGGAAAGAAATAACTGATCTCCTTGCCAAGGTTGACCGAGACATTTCCGAGGCGGCCAAAGAAGAGATCACTCTCGACTGGCGGTTGGCGATTGCATATAACGCGTGCCTCGGCTGTGCGACGATCGCTCTTCGTGCGAGTGGCTACCGGATTCCCGGAGGAGCCGGTCAACATTACCGGACCATTCGATCGCTGCGATTTACAATCGACCCTGCCCCCGACATCATAGCGTCGTTGGAGGCAATAAGCAGAAAAAGAGCTATAGTCAGCTACGATGCGGCGGGCACCATTACGGAGGGCGAAGTAGGGGAAGCAATGCGTCTGTCACGAGAACTGCGAGATGCTCTTGCAACTTGGCTGAAAGCGAAGCATCCGGAACTGAATTAGCCAGGGATTACTGCTGTGAGTAGCTTGGAATCTGTCAAGGCAATCAAATCGCGAATAGCCGGGCTGAAACGGGGGCGGCGGTTTATCGATTACCACGAGTCAGGGCTGTATGCCCGTGAACTTGAGAGTCTGCTGGATGAGATCGACAGGGTAGCCGACAATCCGCGCCAGGGCGTTGAACTGGTGGCCGCCTTTATTCGAGCCGATAACGCGGTGCTCGGGCGTGCTGATGATTCGGACGGGTCGATCGGTGACGTGTATCGGATATTCGCCTGCGACAGTTTTATT contains:
- a CDS encoding nucleotidyltransferase domain-containing protein; its protein translation is MPRRVKIDISPFGSGSGIGDALFPKVRRKVLTLFLLNPEKRFYFREAVRLLGDTPGSLQRELRSLTSAGILLMEPIGIQKFYRANPESPVFGELKAIAEKTFGVADIIRDILRAESKGRIKMAWIYGSVAKGHDTSSSDIDLMVIGSLDFRELISILKPVEEQMRRPINPTLYSESEFQKKVQDKNHFLLNVLESDKLFVLGNENDLTRLAH